One Natronomonas gomsonensis genomic window, GGGAGTTACTCAGTTCAACAGTTCGTTGGCGATGGTGTTGCGCAGGACTTCGCTGGTGCCCTCGTAAATCTCGTTGAGTTTGGCGTCGCGGTAGAACCGCTCTGCAGGGAAGTCCTTCGTGTAGCCGTAGCCGCCGTGAATCTGGATGCCCTCGTTTGCGACCTCACGGGAAACTTCGGAGGCGTGCAGTTTCGCCTGGGCGGCCTCCTTGACGAAGTTCTCGCCGCGAATCTTCTTGTCGGCCGCCGAGTGCATCAGCAATCGGGCCGCACGGGTCTGTGTGTCCATGTCGGCGAGTTTGTGCTGGATGGACTGGAAGTCGGAAATCGGCTGGTCGAACTGTTCGCGGTCCTGGCTGTATTCCAGTGCCGCATCGAGCGCCGCCTGTGCGATGCCGACAGAGCGGGCAGCGATGGTGATGCGGCCGCCGTTGAGCGTCTTCAGCGCGTGGACGAAACCGCGACCCTCCTCGCCGAGGCGGCGCGATTCGGGGATGGTGAGATTGTCGAAGCGCAACTCGGCGGTTGGACAGCCCTTGTCACCGAGTTTGTCCTCGGTGCCCTCGACGATGAAGCCGTCGTCCTCTTCCGGTCGGACGATGAACGACGAGATACCCTTGTTGCCGGCCTCGGGGTCGGTCTTGGCGAACACCGTGACCGTGTTCGCGACCGAACCGTTGGAAATCCACAGTTTGCCGCCGTTGATGACGTACTCGTCACCGGCTTTCTCGGCGGTGGTCTCCATGGCCGGCACGTCGCTTCCGGCGCCGGGTTCCGACAGCGCGAACGCGCCGATGTCTTCGCCCTCCGCCAGCGGCGTCAGGAACTCCTCCTTCTGGGATTCGTCGCCGAACTCGTAAATCATGTTGCCCGCAAGCGAGATGTGGGCGGCGACGATGGTTCCGAGACCGCCGGAGCCGCGCGAAATCTCCTCCAGAGCGGCGGGGTAGGCGTGATAATCGAGGCCCGCACCGCCGTACTCCTCGGGGAACGGCATCCCCATCAATCCGAGGTCGGCGAGTTCCTCGACGAGTTCCCACGGGAACTCGTCGTCGTGGTCGATTTCGTCGGCGACGGGGACGACTTCCTCGTCGACGAAGTCGGACACCATGTCCGTGACTTGTTTCTGTTCCGCCGTGAAACTGAAGTCCATACACACAGGTACGGCCGTCGGCACTTTATGCTTCCTCTATCGGCGTTCTCACGTGCCGATTTCGTCCGCGAGGCGCCCCGCGACCGCTCAGTCGTACTCGTAGAACCCCTTTCCAGTCTTCTTGCCGAGGTCGCCGGCGTCGACCTTCCGTTTGAGCAGGTAGGCGGGCGTATAGTGGTCGCCCAACTCCTCGTGAAGCGTTTCGGTGGCGTCGAGACAGATGTCGAGGCCGATGTGGTCGGCGAGTTCCAGCGGCCCCATCGGCACGTTCGTCCCGAGTTTCATCCCGCGGTCGATGTCCTCCTTGGTCGCGACGCCCTCGTCGAAGGCGCGAATCCCCTCGTTTATCCACGGCATGAGGATGCGGTTGGAGACGAAGCCGGGTTTGTCGTCGGACTCCCAGGTCTCCTTGCCGAGTGCCTCCGAAAAGTCGTGTGCCAACGCGACGGCATCGCCGAACTCGAGTCCATCGGCTCCCCGTCGTCTACCGGTTCGCCGTCGTCCGTCTCGTCCTGTGCCACGGCGGACCCGCCGAGCACTGCGAGAGCGCTCGCCGCACCTGCTGCCTTGATAGTGTCTTGTCGGTGACATTGCGTCCCAGAGGATGCTCCGGGATGGTGAAGCAGGGACCAATCGTTCAGCGATATTGTTAGGATTATGACTGTATTTTCGCAGAAATGGGTTCCTTTCGCAACACGGAGGCTCATTCGGAAATCGACCCTACTCGACGTTGGTTCGACTTACTGCATTTGCGTCGATTACACGGCGTATAAACGGCCAGTATGGAGTTTAGAACCAAATACGATAGTCCCCGATGCGATATTCGGTAGTGAGGTGGTACGCTATTCTACCATCTTCTGAGCGGCTATCCTGTTCTACTTCACCCGTGTTTACCAACTAACTGTTAATTCCGAATTGTTGCTTCATCCTCCATAATTCAATACATTTATTATTTTCAAATTATTTATATTTCGAATCCCACGGCTCGTTTCGCTCCGCGTTTTCGTACGGAAGTGACGCTGCGTTCGGACCACCCATACCAGAATCTTCTTTGTCCGCCTCATCGGACACTTGACCGTATGATTCCCATCGACGACACCCCGCTGTGCCGGGACGGGAAAGCGCTCATCCTCGCCTACGACCACGGACTCGAACACGGCCCCGTCGACTTCCGTGGCGTCCCCGAGAGCGCGGACCCCGAACGGACCTTCGAGGCGGCGACCCACCCCGCCGTCACGTCCGTCGCAGTCCAGAAGGGCATCGCCGAAGCCTACTACCCCTCCTACTCCAAGGACGTAGACCTGCTGATGAAGCTCAACGGCACGTCGAACCTCTGGATGGGTGAACCGGACTCAGCGGTCAACTGCACCGTCGAGTACGCCGCCGAGGTCGGCGCGTCGTCGGTCGGCTTTACGCTGTACGGCGGCTCGAACAACGAAGTCGAGATGGCCGAGGAGTTCCGCGACGCCCAGGAGGCCGCCCGCGAACACGACCTGCCGGTCGTCATGTGGTCGTACCCGCGCGGGCAAGGCCTGAAGAACGACACAAAGCCCGACACCATCTCGTATGCCGCACGGCTAGCGCTCGAGTTGGGTGCCGACATAGCGAAGGTCAAGCATCCGGGCAGCCAAGAGGCCATGGAAGACGCCGTCCGGATGGCCGGACGGACGAAGGTCGTCATGTCGGGCGGCTCGAAGACGACCGACCGAGAGTTCCTCGCCTCGGTCAAGGAGACCATCGACGCCGGCGGAAAGGGTCTCGCCGTGGGACGCAACGTCTGGCAGCGCGAGGACCCCACCCGCATCCTCGACGCCTTAGAGAAGGTCATCTTCGAGGAGACGAGCGTCGACGAGGCGCTCGCGGCGGCCGAATAGATGGCCGACGCTATCGGGTCGATACTGGATGCCGTCGCCTCGACGGCGCCGGATATACGGGACGGCCTCGTCGGGCGACGAGTGTACGAATCGGGGGCAAACCCCTCTGGCGAGCAGCAGCTCGCCGCCGACATCTACGCCGACGAACTGCTCGAAGAGCGACTGCTGGACATCGACGACGTAGGAAGTTACGCCAGCGAGGAACGGGACTCGGTCGTCGAAAGCGGAACCGGCGAAAGCGAGTACCATGTCGCCTGTGACCCACTCGACGGCTCCTCGAATCTGAAGTCCAACAACACGATGGGAACGCTGTTCGGCGTCTACGACGAGCCGTTGCCGACCTCGGGGCGGAACCTCGTCGCCTCCGGGTTCGTTCTGTACGGCCCCATCACGACAATGGTCGTCGCCCGCGACGGCATCGTCCGAGAGGAACTCATCGACGACGGCGAGCGCGAGGTCGTCACCGAGGACCTCACGCTCCCGGAGGAGCCAGTCGTCTACGGCTTCGGCGGCCGCGTCCCCCAGTGGACCGACGCCTTCGCCGGCTACGTCGATGAGGTGGAAGACGAACTCAAACTCCGCTACGGCGGTGCGATGATAGGGGACGTGAACCAAGTGCTCACCTACGGTGGAATCTTCGGCTACCCCGGACTTCGGGACCGTCCCGAGGGAAAACTCCGACTGCTGTTCGAAGGTCACCCCATCGGCCACATCATCGAATCGGCGGGCGGAGCGTCCTCGAACGGCGAGCGGTCGCTTCTGGACTGCACTCCCACCGACCTCCACGAGCGGACGCCGCTGTTCGTCGGTGACGACGACTACATCGCCCGGTTGGAATCCGCCCTCCCCGAGTGAACTGAGAACAGATTTCTCATTTTTTCGGAGGGAAAACGGTTTAGTGGCAACGCTTGACGATGCACGTATGAAAGTTCGCATCGGGGGCGACGCAAGCATCGAAGAGGCAGAGGCCATCGCACAGGCGATGGCGAACCACGCCGAAACCGACGTTGAGGTGTTCGTCGGCGACGACGACGAACCCGCGGCGACGAGCGAGGCCGACCTCTCGCCCATCGAGGACGACCTCGGGCCGACCGAACGCGAGGAACTGCTCCGCGAACAAATCGAGGACATCGAGTTGGGGGGTCCCGAAAAGTACAAAGAGCGCCTCGACGACCAAGGCAAACTGTTCGTCCGAGACCGCCTCGAGTTGTGGTTCGGGGAGGACGGCCTCGCCTTCGAGGACGGGAAGTTCGCAGCCTTCGACGCCGAGGACAGGCTTCCGGCCGACGGCCTGCTGACCGGCGCCGCGGAGTTCGAGGACCGCGACGTCCACTTCATGGCCAACGACTTCACCGTCAAGGCCGGGTCGATGGCCGCACGGGGCTGTGAGAAGTTCCTCCGCATGCAACAGCGCGCGCTGAAGACCGGCAAGCCGGTGCTGTACCTGATGGACTCCTCGGGCGGCCGCATCGACAAACAGACCGAGTTCTTCGCCAACCGCGAGGGCATCGGGAAGTACTACTACAACCACTCGCGGCTCTCGGGACGCGTCCCACAGATTTGCGTCCTGTACGGCCCCTGTATTGCAGGAGCGGCGTACACGCCCGTCTTCGCCGACTTCACCATCATGGTCGAAGGGATGAGCGCGATGGCCATCGCCAGCCCTCGAATGGTCGAGATGGTCACCGGCGAAGACATCGACATGCAGGACCTCGGCGGCGCGCGGATGCACACCACCGAATCCGGCAGCGCCGACCTCGTCGCACGCGACGAACAACACGCCCGACAACTCGTCTCCCAACTCGTCCAGTATCTCCCGGACAACGCCGACGAGAAGCCGCCGCGGGCGACGCCGAAGCCGCCCAAGCGCTCCCCGGAGGGCATCGACTCGGTCATCCCACAGGAGCCGAACAAGGGCTACGACATCCGCGACCTCATAGAGCGGGTCGTCGACCGGGATTCCTTCTTCGAACTCCAGCCGGAGTACGGCCCCGAAATCGTGACCGGCTTCGCCCACCTCGACGGTCGGTCGGTCGGCATCATCGCAAACCAGCCCGCCGAGCGCGCCGGTGCCATCTTCCCAGACTCCGCCGAGAAGGCCGCTCAGTTCGCCTGGAAGTGCGACGCATACAACGTCCCGCTTCTGTATCTGTGTGACACACCGGGGTTCATGGCCGGTTCACAGGTCGAGAAGGAAGGCATCCTCGAGAAGGGCAAGAAGATGATTTACGCCACCTCGGAGGCGACAGTGCCGAAGCAGTCGGTCGTCGTCCGGAAAGCCTACGGCGCCGGCATCTACGCGATGTCGGGGCCGGCCTACGACCCCGAATCGACCATCGCACTCCCCTCCGGCGAAATCGGCATCATGGGTCCGGAAGCGGCCATCAACGCCGTCTACGCGAACAAACTCGCGGACATCGACGACGAGGAGGAACGCAAGGAGATGGAACAACAACTCCGCGAGGAGTACCGCGAGGACATCGACGTTCGCCGGATGGCCAGCGAAGTCGTCATCGACGAAATCATCCCCCCGTCGACGCTCCGGGAGGAACTCATCAATCGCTTTAGCTTCTACGAGGACGTCGAGAAGGACCGTCCCTCGAAGAAACACGGGACGGTTCTGTAATCTCGTCCGGCCGCCGCTTCCGCAGCCAGCACACCCAAGACGACGCGGCGACCAGACTGCGTATGATACGCGAGGGACAAACGGGGCCGGATTTCGCACTGCCGGGCGTCGAAGGTGGGTCACCCGACGTGTACGAACTGTTCAAAGCCATCGAGGCGGGCGACGCCGTGTTGTTGTGGTTCTTTCCCTCGACGTTTCTGCCGACTGCGACGGCGGAGTTGTGTGCGATTCGCGACGCCGGCTGGCACGGCCACGACGGACTGCAAGTGTGGGGCGTCTCGATGGACAGCATCTACGCATCGGCGGCGTACGCCGATGACTACGACCTCCCTTTGGTCTTACTCGGCGACGGCGGCAGTGCCGCGGAGTACTACGGCGTCCGCTACGAGGAGTGGGAAGGCCACTACGGGCCGCCGAAGCGGGCGGCGTTTCTCCTCGGGAGCGACTGGACCGTCGAGTTCGCGTGGACGACCGACGACGGCTTCGCGCCGAGTGACCCCTCGCCGGTCGAGGCAGTCGCCGAGGTGCTCGGGGAGATGTTTCCGGACTGCGAGACGGACGTGGCCGCCGACTACGACGCCTACTTCAACTGACCGTCGAGTTCCCGGCGGATGGCGCGGAGTTCTTCGCGGACGCTCTGCCACTGTTCGAGCGTGCCCGGAATCTCGTCGCTGCGCCCGGCGAGGCGTTCGATGTCGGCCCGAACGTCGTCGGGATCGTAGATGTCGAACAGCCGGAGGTCGGCGCCGCCAGCGACGTCGACGACGACGCTACCGTAGCCGAACGCCGTTCCGAGGATTCCCTGCGAGGAGGTGCTGTTTTGGACGCGGTCGAGTTCGATGGTCCGAACGTCGATTCCAAGGATGCCGCTCTTGCGGTACAGCGCGCGGTTCGTGAGGACGAATCGCGTGTTGGTGACCCTGAGGTACGCGTAAATTCCGGGAACTGGCGCGACGACTAACAGCGCGAGTGCCAGCCGATCGACGACGATTGCCCCGCCAATGGCCGCGGCCACGAGTACGAGGCTGATGGCGACGGCCGGGGCCGCACGCATCAGCCGCGGGGAAGCCTCCCACTCGACGGCCTCGCCGGCTTCCAGCGACAGCCACGTTTCGGTCATTGCTCTTCGAGGGCGGTGCGGATGGCCCGGAGTTCCTCGAGGACATCGTCGAGGACCTCGTTTTTGTCGTCGCGGGCGGGCTCTTTGGACTTGACGCGCTTGTTGATGCGTTGCTGTACGTCGGCGGGGTCGGGGACCGACCGGAACCGCATCTCGACGCCGCTGCCGCCCGCAGTCGAGATGTCGACGTTGCCGTAGCCGAAGTAGCCGCCGATGGCAGATTGGCTATAAGAGGTGTTCTGGACCTTATCGAAGCCGATTTTCTGTACGTCACGGGAGAGAATACCGGTCTTCTTGTAGAGGCCGGCGTCGGTGACGACGTAGTGGGTGTTCTGGTAGGTGAGATATGCGCTGACGAGGATTGGGATACCGATGAGGACGAACGACAGCGGAATCCCGACGACGAGGGCAGGGACGAGGCTACTGCGGTGTGGGCGACTCGACCACAGGAGTTCCTCGTCGTCGTCCAGCGTCAGCCACTCGAGCGACGGTGAATCGGAGGCGCTGCCGGCGGTGGAGGCGGCGGACATACCCCGCGGTTGTTCGCCCTCCCTGATAAACGCACGCCAGCGCGGATTCCGTCACTCCGGTCGCTTCAGCGACAGCGCCGTCCGGTCGAGTTCACAGACCAGAGTGTCGTCGGGGTCGTCGATTTTGAACACTTCGAGGTGCATCTCGACGATGCCGCGCTCGCCGTCGCTGGTCTCGCGTTTGTCGGTGACCGTCGTTTGGGCGTACACCGTATCGCCGTGGAAGACGGGGTTTGGGTGTTCGACGTTGTCGTAGCCGAGGTTGGCGACGATGGTGCCGTCGGTGGTGTCGGGAACCGACAGCGCGACGGCGAGACTCATCGTGTAGAGCCCGTTGACGAGTCGCTGGCCGAACTGGGTATCGGCCGCGAAGTCGGCATCGAGATGCAGCGGCTGTTGGTTCATCGTCATATCACAGAAGCCCTGATTGTCCGATTCGCTAATCGTCCGCCGCTTGTCGTGTTCGATGGTCTGTCCCACCTCGAACTCCTCGTAGTACAGGCCGGGCATACGCCCGCTGAAGTGGGCCGCCGACTAAACGATACCGACGGGTTCGGTTCCCAGTGCCCGTGCCGTAGCTATATAGGTGCTGACGCCGGAGCGGTCGAATATGCCCCGCAGGAGCGTGCTGTTTTCACCTGCCGACCAGCCCGCACTAATGCACAAAGCGCCCGGTTCGGGCGCCGACACGGTCGTCTTCGACCTCGAAGACGCCGTCGCCCCCGGACGGAAAGCCGAGGCCCGCGAGTCGGTCAACGGCGTGTTGACCGACCCGGGGTTCGACCCCGACTGTGAGGTGTGTCTCCGGGTGAACCCGACGCCGAGCGTCGCCGACGAGGACCTCGCGGTGGCGCTGTCGGGGACTCCCCGT contains:
- a CDS encoding acyl-CoA dehydrogenase; protein product: MDFSFTAEQKQVTDMVSDFVDEEVVPVADEIDHDDEFPWELVEELADLGLMGMPFPEEYGGAGLDYHAYPAALEEISRGSGGLGTIVAAHISLAGNMIYEFGDESQKEEFLTPLAEGEDIGAFALSEPGAGSDVPAMETTAEKAGDEYVINGGKLWISNGSVANTVTVFAKTDPEAGNKGISSFIVRPEEDDGFIVEGTEDKLGDKGCPTAELRFDNLTIPESRRLGEEGRGFVHALKTLNGGRITIAARSVGIAQAALDAALEYSQDREQFDQPISDFQSIQHKLADMDTQTRAARLLMHSAADKKIRGENFVKEAAQAKLHASEVSREVANEGIQIHGGYGYTKDFPAERFYRDAKLNEIYEGTSEVLRNTIANELLN
- a CDS encoding class I fructose-bisphosphate aldolase; translated protein: MIPIDDTPLCRDGKALILAYDHGLEHGPVDFRGVPESADPERTFEAATHPAVTSVAVQKGIAEAYYPSYSKDVDLLMKLNGTSNLWMGEPDSAVNCTVEYAAEVGASSVGFTLYGGSNNEVEMAEEFRDAQEAAREHDLPVVMWSYPRGQGLKNDTKPDTISYAARLALELGADIAKVKHPGSQEAMEDAVRMAGRTKVVMSGGSKTTDREFLASVKETIDAGGKGLAVGRNVWQREDPTRILDALEKVIFEETSVDEALAAAE
- a CDS encoding class 1 fructose-bisphosphatase is translated as MADAIGSILDAVASTAPDIRDGLVGRRVYESGANPSGEQQLAADIYADELLEERLLDIDDVGSYASEERDSVVESGTGESEYHVACDPLDGSSNLKSNNTMGTLFGVYDEPLPTSGRNLVASGFVLYGPITTMVVARDGIVREELIDDGEREVVTEDLTLPEEPVVYGFGGRVPQWTDAFAGYVDEVEDELKLRYGGAMIGDVNQVLTYGGIFGYPGLRDRPEGKLRLLFEGHPIGHIIESAGGASSNGERSLLDCTPTDLHERTPLFVGDDDYIARLESALPE
- a CDS encoding acyl-CoA carboxylase subunit beta; translation: MKVRIGGDASIEEAEAIAQAMANHAETDVEVFVGDDDEPAATSEADLSPIEDDLGPTEREELLREQIEDIELGGPEKYKERLDDQGKLFVRDRLELWFGEDGLAFEDGKFAAFDAEDRLPADGLLTGAAEFEDRDVHFMANDFTVKAGSMAARGCEKFLRMQQRALKTGKPVLYLMDSSGGRIDKQTEFFANREGIGKYYYNHSRLSGRVPQICVLYGPCIAGAAYTPVFADFTIMVEGMSAMAIASPRMVEMVTGEDIDMQDLGGARMHTTESGSADLVARDEQHARQLVSQLVQYLPDNADEKPPRATPKPPKRSPEGIDSVIPQEPNKGYDIRDLIERVVDRDSFFELQPEYGPEIVTGFAHLDGRSVGIIANQPAERAGAIFPDSAEKAAQFAWKCDAYNVPLLYLCDTPGFMAGSQVEKEGILEKGKKMIYATSEATVPKQSVVVRKAYGAGIYAMSGPAYDPESTIALPSGEIGIMGPEAAINAVYANKLADIDDEEERKEMEQQLREEYREDIDVRRMASEVVIDEIIPPSTLREELINRFSFYEDVEKDRPSKKHGTVL
- a CDS encoding redoxin domain-containing protein, yielding MIREGQTGPDFALPGVEGGSPDVYELFKAIEAGDAVLLWFFPSTFLPTATAELCAIRDAGWHGHDGLQVWGVSMDSIYASAAYADDYDLPLVLLGDGGSAAEYYGVRYEEWEGHYGPPKRAAFLLGSDWTVEFAWTTDDGFAPSDPSPVEAVAEVLGEMFPDCETDVAADYDAYFN
- a CDS encoding PH domain-containing protein — translated: MTETWLSLEAGEAVEWEASPRLMRAAPAVAISLVLVAAAIGGAIVVDRLALALLVVAPVPGIYAYLRVTNTRFVLTNRALYRKSGILGIDVRTIELDRVQNSTSSQGILGTAFGYGSVVVDVAGGADLRLFDIYDPDDVRADIERLAGRSDEIPGTLEQWQSVREELRAIRRELDGQLK
- a CDS encoding PH domain-containing protein, producing the protein MSAASTAGSASDSPSLEWLTLDDDEELLWSSRPHRSSLVPALVVGIPLSFVLIGIPILVSAYLTYQNTHYVVTDAGLYKKTGILSRDVQKIGFDKVQNTSYSQSAIGGYFGYGNVDISTAGGSGVEMRFRSVPDPADVQQRINKRVKSKEPARDDKNEVLDDVLEELRAIRTALEEQ
- a CDS encoding MaoC family dehydratase encodes the protein MPGLYYEEFEVGQTIEHDKRRTISESDNQGFCDMTMNQQPLHLDADFAADTQFGQRLVNGLYTMSLAVALSVPDTTDGTIVANLGYDNVEHPNPVFHGDTVYAQTTVTDKRETSDGERGIVEMHLEVFKIDDPDDTLVCELDRTALSLKRPE